ACCTTAATGCAAACCCGAAACCATCTGTTGTAATAAATATGGAGGTGTTGTACCTCGTTACTCTCCTTTTAGTCAATTTTTTCGAAAAGTATCAAACATAATCTTTCCCAGACTTGTGTTTTATTCTGCACCACCAGGACATTTATGATGAAAATCCTTTCTCGTTACATTGCTGTTGAGTATTTTCGTTTTTTTCTGCTACTTCTGATTGCCTTCACACTCATCACACTCATTGGCAATCTTTTCAGTCAAATCAGTGACGCCTTTGAGGACTGGGTCCATTTTCGTGAATTCCTCAAAGAAACCGCATTGATGCTGCCTTCATTGATTGAATTAATCACCCCCATGTCTGTTTTGATTGCCACTATCGCGACCTTTAGCGCACTGAGTCGGACCTCCGAGATTGTCGCCATGCGAGCCGCAGGTGTCGGATTTATTCAGTTAGCCACCCCCATCCTGATCATGACCAGCATGATTTCCATTTATACTTATGGAGTTCAGCATTATGCATACAACTGGATGTGGGAACGTTGGCACAGCGATACCATGTCCGAGAGCTTTGTTCCGCTCTGGAAAATAGGTATTGATCAGACTGTATACTATTTTGGCAAGCGGTATCCGAACCAGACCGTCGAAGCTGTAACATTTTTCAGATGGCAGGCCAATCCGTATCGCATTATTGAACAATCCAGCATGGACAAAGGCAATATGGCCCCAGATAAATGGGTTTTTGAAAAAATTTCCCAGAAAATGATAACCGGAGACCGATTGAAGATTGCGGACCTGGATTCATGGGAAACATCACTCAAACAACTTCCCTCTGTTCCGTTTACAGCGCCATGGCCTGCGCATAACCAACCTTTTTTCACACTTTACCAGAATATTATGGAACTGCAGAAGGAAGGACAGGATGTCAATGGACATTGGGTGGAATGGTACCAGAAAACAGCTTATCCTGTCAGTTTGTTCATCATGGCCTTGATCGGCATCGCTCTTTCCGCAACCCACGCCAGACGTGGAGGTGCCTCTGAATCGATTGCCATCAGTTGTCTCCTGGGTGTCTTTTTCTGGATTTTCAATCAGATCTTTCTGGCGATAGGCAGTGCCGGTGTGGTCATTCCCATCATTGCGGCATGGACCACCAACAGCATTTTTTTTGTGATTGCCTGTTTCCTGTTTTATTGGAAACGGATTTAACCTGGTTTCACCTTCCCGGCACACGGTCAATAATATTTCTTGTAACTGTAAGTGGGGAAACGCTAACATGCCGTTCAATCATGGTTTTTGTAACCAGGTTGTGGCATAAAAATCTTAAAACGCACAAGACAGGATGTCTTATGACTCAAACACCTCCCGTGGTATATGATGAAAGTAAGATCACGACACTTTCGTCACTGGAACACATTCGACTCAGGCCCGGTATGTATATCGGACGTTTGGGCAATGGATCGCATCCAACTGATGGAATTTATGTTCTGCTCAAAGAAATTATCGACAATGCCATTGATGAATACATCATGGGTTTCGGTAAAAAAATTCAGATCACAATTCGTGACAATCGTCTCTCTGTCAGGGATTATGGCCGCGGCATTCCCCAAGGCAAGCTCGTAGAATGTGTTTCAACCATCAATACCGGCGCAAAATACAACAGTGAGGTCTTTCAATTCAGCGTTGGACTCAATGGTGTCGGTACCAAAGCCGTCAATGCGCTGTCACAATTTTTTTCGGTCACATCCTTTCGGGAAGGCTATGCGGTCAATGCCCAGTTCAGTAAGGGGACTCTCACAGCAACCACCCCAAAAACCCCGGCCAAAGAAAAAGACGGAACACTTGTCGAGTATGTGGCGGATTCTGAAATTTTCCCCAGTTACACCTATGACCATGAGTTTATTGAAAAACTTCTCTGGAACTATGCGTATCTGAACAGCGGATTGACACTGACATTCAATGGGCAGACTTTTAAATCCGAGAATGGTTTACTCGATTTGCTGGCCCAGGAAGTCAAGGAAGACCATTTGTATGATATTGTGCATTTCCGTGGGAAGAGCCTCGAATACTCTTTCACTCACACCGATAACTATGGTGAAGATCATTACAGTTTCGTCAATGGACAGTATACCAATAGCGGTGGCACCCATCTGAGCGCCTTCAGGGAAGGCATGCTCAAAGGACTCAATCAGTTTTTTAAAGCGAATTATGATGGTCCAGATGTTCGGGATGGCTTGATCGGGGCTGTTTCTGTCAAAGTGAAAGAGCCGATTTTTGAATCCCAGACCAAAAACAAACTGGGCAACACGGATGTTCGTGCCTGGATTGTGCCTGAAGTCCGCGATTCATTGGTGGATTACCTGTATAAACATCCTGACATCGCGGATCAGATCAAACAGAAGGTTCTTTCCAATGAGCGCATCCGGAAAGAATTGATGAATGTCAAAAAAGCCGCCCGGGATAACTCAAAAAAGACAGCACTCACCATTCCCAATCTCAAGGACTGTAAATTTCATTTGAACAATAAAAACGGACGCGGTGAGGAATCCATGATTTTCATCACCGAAGGACAGTCTGCCGGGGGTAGCATGATCAGCTCGAGAGATGTGATGACTCAGGCCATTTTCTGCCTCAAGGGAAAACCCTTGAACTGCTGGGGACTGGGACGCGAGACCATTTATAAGAATGCGGAACTCTACAACATCATGAAAGCACTGGGTATTGAAGATGACATTGAAGATCTCCGCTACAACAAAATCATCATCGCGACAGATGCCGACGTGGATGGCTTGCATATCCGCAATCTCCTGCTGACTTTTTTTCTGCAATATTTTGAAACCCTTGTGCAAAAAGGTCATGTGTATATCCTCGAAACCCCGTTGTTCAGGGTACGGAATCAGAAAATCACTCAGTATTGTTATTCTGATGAAGAAAAAGAAAAATCTGTCATCAAGCTTAAAAAAGGTTCAGGACTGGAAATTACGCGATTCAAGGGCCTCGGTGAAATATCGCCCAAAGAATTCGGACAGTTTATTGGCAAAAGCATGCGTGCGGTTCCTGTGGGAATTGAACATACACATGATGTGAAAGATCTGCTCAATTTTTATATGGGCACCAACACTTCGGAACGCAAACGTTATATCATGGATCATCTGGTATAGGTTTTCACAATGGATATGTTACTCAACATTTACAACAAGGGCGGGATCATGATGGTTCCTCTTGCGTTATGTTCCATCATCATGATCATGCTGATCGTGGAGCGTGCGCTGGCCTTGAGAAGCAGTCGACTGCTTCCGCCACGTGATCTTGAACGCTTGAGAACCCTCATTTCCAGCAAAGCGACACCCCCCAAGGAACTAAACCCTTCTACAGCACATCCGACAGGACGTATTCTGGATTATGCGGTCAGTGTTCTGCCGGCTTCCGCAGAACATTTTAAGGAGGCGTTGTCTGACCAGGCCCGTCGTGAGCGTCATTATCTCGAGCGGGGACTTGTTGTGCTGGAAATCATTGTCGGAATCGCGCCTTTACTGGGATTGCTGGGAACCGCACTGGGCATGATTGATGTGTTCAACCATCTTTCCCTGGAAGGTGCTGGCCGGGCAGATGCGTTGAGCCGGGGAATTTCAGAAGCACTCATCACGACCGTTGTCGGTTTGTGTATCGGCATTCCGTCGCTTGTCGCATTCAATCTCTTTACCCGCAAAATCGAGTCCATCGGCCTGCTGATTGAAGAAGAATCCATGTTTTTTTATTACAAACTGTTTGGCGACTGATTTTCACGATGCAACTTTTTGAAAAACAAAAAACCCGCCCATCCATCAACCTCACACCGTTGATTGACATCCTGTTCCTGCTCATCATTTTTTTCGTTGTTTCCTCAAAAATCATTGGTGACAGCGGCATCGGGATTGTTTTACCACAAAGTTCACAAGGGGAATCGGCACCTGTCACCCTGCCCATGCTGTTGATTGATTCCAGCCAGACCATCTGGCTCAATGGAACATCTGTCAAAATGGAAGAGCTCATTCCGAAACTTGGCGACTTAAGAAAAGCTGTTATCACAGAAACACTCATCCTCCATGTGGATAAGCGAGTTCCACATGGTATTGTGATCCAACTCATGGATGACGCGAAAAAATCCGGCTTCCGTAAAATTGTTTTTGGCACAGAATCCCGGTCTGAAAGTTGATTTTAGCTCAACAGACTGAAGAGCGAAAACCCTTTTAACAACACGTTTAGTTTGTAAGCGTTCAGCTTTCAGTATTCAGCTTTCAGTGTTTATGCGCCTCAGAAGCCTTATGACTCAATAGCAGAAAATATCGTTTGGCTTCCAGGCCTTGAGAATTCCTGAAAACTGATAGCAGACGGCTGAACGCTTACTTTAGTTTTAACAATACCTGAGAAATGGCAAAAGACTAAGTTGTAACAGTTTGCTCGTGCCCTACGTCCCGTGGGGCACGTTATCCCTCAGGCGAAGCAGAGCTTCGCACCCACTGGAGGTGGGTCATGGAACGGTTACGAACGGGACGTTCGTAACCAGAAAGGTTTCCATGTTATTTTTTGAATGTTCCTTAGGAGAATCGGCCTATGAAAATGACCATCAAAGTTTTTCGTCAATATACGGTGTTGATCATTGTGGGTGCCATGTTGGGATTACTGTTCCACATGGGCCTGATTACACTGGATTCCATGTTGCTGGAAAAACCGATGTATATTGATCTGGAAAAAAATTTCTGGCAATCCGCTTTTTCCTTCCCGTTCCTTCCAATGCTTATTCTGGAAGTCCTGTTATCGACTGTTACTATTTTTTTATGGATCTCGATGAAACGTGCCATCCATCGTGCGCATGAGCTGGATTTGAAACGTGAAAATCACGAAACAACGGTGAAATCATTTCAAAAGATCATGGCACTCTTGGGCGAACATATCGCCTCCAACAACAATCAGATCCTGAATAAAATTGAGTTCAGAAGAAAACAGGGACAACAGACATCAGAAACCATTGAAAATGCCAGCAGGAATATTTCCCAAATTTTGAAGATCCTCTCAGAAGTCAGTTATGTGGAACCATATCTGTCTACTCAACAAAACAGAGGACTGAACTTACATGCGGAACTGGAACGACGGATCAATGAGATGAAGGAATTGCAAAAATCCAGATTGGCAGATTCAGGGAAATTCGAAAAAACATAAGGAATGTATGAAAAACAGATTAACAGGATGGTTGATTATTTTATTATTATCCACTGGATTCACATGGGGGGGAGAGATTCGGGGACAGGTGAATCTGCTGCGGTTATCCGAAAATGGCCCATGGATAAACACGGGGGATCACGCGAATGCTGTGGTATTTGTCCTTGGTTTTGATGAACC
This is a stretch of genomic DNA from SAR324 cluster bacterium. It encodes these proteins:
- a CDS encoding LptF/LptG family permease translates to MMKILSRYIAVEYFRFFLLLLIAFTLITLIGNLFSQISDAFEDWVHFREFLKETALMLPSLIELITPMSVLIATIATFSALSRTSEIVAMRAAGVGFIQLATPILIMTSMISIYTYGVQHYAYNWMWERWHSDTMSESFVPLWKIGIDQTVYYFGKRYPNQTVEAVTFFRWQANPYRIIEQSSMDKGNMAPDKWVFEKISQKMITGDRLKIADLDSWETSLKQLPSVPFTAPWPAHNQPFFTLYQNIMELQKEGQDVNGHWVEWYQKTAYPVSLFIMALIGIALSATHARRGGASESIAISCLLGVFFWIFNQIFLAIGSAGVVIPIIAAWTTNSIFFVIACFLFYWKRI
- a CDS encoding type IIA DNA topoisomerase subunit B, with product MYIGRLGNGSHPTDGIYVLLKEIIDNAIDEYIMGFGKKIQITIRDNRLSVRDYGRGIPQGKLVECVSTINTGAKYNSEVFQFSVGLNGVGTKAVNALSQFFSVTSFREGYAVNAQFSKGTLTATTPKTPAKEKDGTLVEYVADSEIFPSYTYDHEFIEKLLWNYAYLNSGLTLTFNGQTFKSENGLLDLLAQEVKEDHLYDIVHFRGKSLEYSFTHTDNYGEDHYSFVNGQYTNSGGTHLSAFREGMLKGLNQFFKANYDGPDVRDGLIGAVSVKVKEPIFESQTKNKLGNTDVRAWIVPEVRDSLVDYLYKHPDIADQIKQKVLSNERIRKELMNVKKAARDNSKKTALTIPNLKDCKFHLNNKNGRGEESMIFITEGQSAGGSMISSRDVMTQAIFCLKGKPLNCWGLGRETIYKNAELYNIMKALGIEDDIEDLRYNKIIIATDADVDGLHIRNLLLTFFLQYFETLVQKGHVYILETPLFRVRNQKITQYCYSDEEKEKSVIKLKKGSGLEITRFKGLGEISPKEFGQFIGKSMRAVPVGIEHTHDVKDLLNFYMGTNTSERKRYIMDHLV
- a CDS encoding MotA/TolQ/ExbB proton channel family protein; amino-acid sequence: MLLNIYNKGGIMMVPLALCSIIMIMLIVERALALRSSRLLPPRDLERLRTLISSKATPPKELNPSTAHPTGRILDYAVSVLPASAEHFKEALSDQARRERHYLERGLVVLEIIVGIAPLLGLLGTALGMIDVFNHLSLEGAGRADALSRGISEALITTVVGLCIGIPSLVAFNLFTRKIESIGLLIEEESMFFYYKLFGD
- a CDS encoding biopolymer transporter ExbD encodes the protein MQLFEKQKTRPSINLTPLIDILFLLIIFFVVSSKIIGDSGIGIVLPQSSQGESAPVTLPMLLIDSSQTIWLNGTSVKMEELIPKLGDLRKAVITETLILHVDKRVPHGIVIQLMDDAKKSGFRKIVFGTESRSES